A window of Pseudobacteriovorax antillogorgiicola contains these coding sequences:
- a CDS encoding 7TM diverse intracellular signaling domain-containing protein, translating into MDGIPLGLNTSIYHDSNKEMDLHQIIEIYKTGRFKQTHEARPNFGINQDAIWFRFVVRNSSSTPQILLLENSFTVLDSVILHKMSPDGSWTRKLGGEIFPYSDREIKSRQVVFEYLLSPGDHVFFGRIETVGPLQLQLNAWSPKEFHAHNSAEYIYLGILVGFHIVICFYNLLLSVTLKDRAYLYYVAYVFSNLAYQAANYGLGQQFLSDLPYFDTFSNIYMLFTIECVAITSLLFSSSFLDLKSRYPRFAKLYNVAFGMSVINFSISLFFSTYWGTVFCFLTASTATFFLISSGLLVSRQGYLPAKFYLVAWGFYLTGVMGTLSNRLGFIPTSLFSEWGQFTGGAIEIAILSLALGTRFSEGRRAHIAQINDLNQNLEKKVEERTSRIEALLKHIPQGILSIGQDGIVEQNYSAQLPDILGHNQIAGRTAKQIILEHTDLTEDEKDQAWHALLASIDHLDINFEINRDKLPSQLRYRQGEASKYLKLTWNTEVVNEEVTHILVTLLDVSSEIEAQEELDQKKEKFEFIRQLVEIGTSRSHQFFDSAYLLFQESIDLAKAPMISQDALKILFINIHTLKGTARSLGLRELSNELHIIETYYSQVIKGELDLDIEKVRRDLQKARDMYDRYEQIHTQVLGRERTMTTVAIDRHRVEKGVQFLTYLLTSSNLDLNAREVIEENRNLLINSISKSLRKILKDVMCQAGKIAKDLGKPEPKIHYDLIDIQLTYAQEIALRNGFIHLLRNALDHGIEHSEDRHSKNKDPIGNLFVSVKRDDHCATIYFSDDGRGLAIGNLRRRYQELGKLNSSTDIETIANLVFEQGISTADTISQVSGRGIGMGAIRQYFEGIDGSVRIILEDAIDDEKQFYKFQVEIKLPIFTSAKFIEQFDKIA; encoded by the coding sequence ATGGATGGAATTCCTCTCGGTCTCAATACCTCTATCTATCACGACAGCAATAAGGAAATGGATCTGCATCAAATAATTGAGATCTATAAAACCGGCAGGTTTAAACAGACTCATGAGGCCAGACCCAATTTTGGTATCAATCAAGATGCTATCTGGTTTCGATTTGTGGTCAGAAATTCTAGTTCAACTCCCCAGATACTATTACTGGAGAACAGCTTTACAGTGCTTGACTCCGTGATACTTCATAAAATGAGTCCTGACGGAAGCTGGACTCGAAAGCTGGGAGGAGAAATTTTTCCCTATTCCGACAGAGAGATTAAGTCGCGTCAGGTAGTCTTCGAATATCTCCTAAGCCCTGGAGACCATGTTTTCTTTGGTAGGATTGAGACAGTCGGACCTCTACAACTCCAGCTAAATGCCTGGTCGCCAAAAGAATTCCATGCCCATAACAGCGCCGAATATATCTACCTTGGGATTCTGGTTGGTTTCCATATTGTGATATGCTTCTACAACTTACTCCTCTCTGTAACCTTAAAAGATCGAGCTTACCTCTACTATGTTGCCTATGTGTTCAGCAATCTAGCCTATCAAGCTGCCAACTATGGCTTGGGGCAGCAGTTCTTATCTGATTTGCCATACTTTGATACCTTTTCGAATATCTATATGCTATTTACGATTGAGTGTGTTGCTATCACCAGCTTGCTCTTTAGTTCTTCCTTTCTCGATCTAAAATCAAGGTACCCACGGTTTGCCAAGCTATACAATGTAGCTTTCGGAATGTCGGTAATAAACTTTTCAATCTCTCTATTTTTCTCCACCTATTGGGGAACCGTATTCTGCTTCCTCACCGCTTCCACAGCGACCTTCTTTTTGATTAGTTCAGGGCTTCTGGTATCAAGACAAGGATATCTGCCCGCCAAGTTCTATCTTGTTGCCTGGGGCTTTTACTTAACAGGGGTCATGGGCACTCTTTCAAATCGATTAGGGTTCATTCCAACAAGCCTGTTTAGCGAGTGGGGGCAGTTTACCGGTGGAGCTATAGAGATTGCGATCCTGTCTCTAGCTCTCGGAACACGTTTTAGTGAGGGGCGACGGGCACACATTGCACAGATTAATGACCTCAATCAAAACTTAGAAAAGAAGGTCGAGGAGCGCACATCTCGAATCGAAGCGCTACTGAAGCACATCCCTCAAGGAATTCTATCCATTGGTCAAGATGGTATCGTTGAGCAGAACTACTCCGCTCAGCTACCTGATATCTTGGGGCATAATCAAATTGCTGGTCGAACTGCCAAGCAGATAATTTTAGAGCACACAGACCTCACCGAAGATGAGAAAGATCAGGCCTGGCATGCCCTCCTAGCATCAATTGACCACTTGGATATAAACTTCGAGATAAATCGAGACAAGCTCCCCTCCCAGCTTCGCTATAGACAAGGCGAGGCATCTAAATACTTGAAGCTCACATGGAATACTGAAGTAGTCAACGAAGAGGTTACTCATATCTTAGTAACCCTTCTTGATGTTAGTTCGGAGATCGAAGCCCAAGAAGAGCTAGACCAAAAGAAAGAAAAATTTGAGTTTATTCGGCAGCTCGTAGAAATTGGTACTAGCAGGTCGCATCAATTTTTTGATTCCGCATACCTATTATTTCAAGAGTCGATTGATCTTGCTAAAGCGCCAATGATCAGCCAAGACGCACTAAAGATTCTATTCATCAATATTCACACTCTTAAGGGAACAGCGCGTAGCCTTGGCTTAAGGGAACTATCCAATGAGCTACATATTATAGAGACGTACTATTCTCAAGTCATAAAGGGTGAGCTGGATTTGGATATTGAAAAAGTTCGCAGAGACCTTCAAAAGGCCCGGGATATGTATGATCGCTATGAACAGATCCATACTCAGGTTCTTGGCAGAGAAAGAACTATGACCACCGTTGCCATTGATCGCCATCGCGTTGAAAAGGGCGTTCAGTTTTTGACCTATCTATTGACGAGCAGCAACCTGGACCTCAATGCACGTGAGGTGATCGAAGAGAACAGAAACCTACTCATCAACTCTATTTCAAAATCCCTTAGAAAAATTCTTAAGGATGTCATGTGTCAGGCAGGAAAGATTGCTAAAGATCTTGGCAAACCAGAGCCAAAGATACACTATGACTTGATTGATATACAACTCACGTACGCACAAGAAATTGCCCTTCGCAATGGATTTATTCATCTTCTCAGAAATGCACTAGATCATGGCATCGAGCATTCTGAGGATCGTCACTCGAAAAACAAAGACCCTATCGGTAACTTGTTTGTATCTGTTAAACGTGATGACCACTGTGCGACCATATATTTTTCTGATGATGGTCGTGGATTAGCGATTGGTAATCTTAGAAGGCGATACCAAGAGTTAGGCAAACTGAATTCATCAACTGATATCGAGACCATTGCAAATCTAGTTTTTGAACAAGGAATTTCCACGGCTGACACAATTTCTCAGGTTTCCGGTAGAGGGATAGGCATGGGCGCTATCCGGCAATATTTTGAGGGAATCGATGGCTCCGTACGCATAATCCTAGAGGATGCGATTGATGATGAGAAGCAGTTCTATAAATTTCAAGTAGAAATAAAACTTCCGATCTTTACATCGGCGAAGTTTATCGAACAGTTTGATAAGATTGCTTAA